In a genomic window of Spiroplasma melliferum:
- a CDS encoding aldo/keto reductase: MKALTTKLKLFNGVEIPLIGLGTYKMTDEHEVYQAIITALQNGYRHIDTAQIYGNEELIGKAIKDSGVPRKEIFLTSKIWNANHKYDAALQEIDNILKRLDTDYLDLCLVHWPTADRNECFRALETAYGAKKIRAIGVSNFEVSHLQELMAISEIKPMVNQVELHPGLNNTDVVKFCQENNIIIESWATLMQGQCMTNSTVLKIAEKHQKNPAQICLKWAIQQNIVVIPKSTHKERIIANTELDDFMLDDEDMTALFALPQVRLGADPNNFNF, from the coding sequence ATGAAAGCACTGACAACAAAATTAAAACTTTTCAATGGTGTTGAAATCCCATTAATTGGTTTAGGAACGTATAAAATGACTGATGAGCATGAAGTTTATCAAGCTATTATTACAGCATTACAAAATGGTTATCGTCATATTGATACCGCTCAAATCTATGGAAATGAAGAATTAATTGGCAAGGCAATCAAAGATAGTGGTGTTCCACGAAAAGAAATCTTTTTAACAAGTAAAATTTGAAATGCTAATCATAAGTATGATGCGGCATTACAAGAAATCGATAACATACTAAAACGGTTAGATACTGATTATTTAGATTTATGTTTAGTTCATTGACCAACTGCCGATCGAAATGAATGTTTCCGTGCGTTAGAAACAGCTTATGGAGCAAAAAAAATTCGAGCAATTGGGGTTAGCAACTTTGAAGTTTCTCATTTACAAGAGTTAATGGCAATTAGTGAAATAAAACCAATGGTTAATCAAGTTGAACTTCATCCTGGTTTAAATAACACCGATGTTGTTAAGTTTTGTCAAGAAAACAACATTATTATTGAATCATGAGCAACTTTAATGCAAGGACAATGTATGACAAATTCAACTGTTCTTAAAATTGCAGAAAAACACCAGAAAAATCCTGCCCAAATCTGTTTAAAATGAGCAATTCAACAAAATATTGTTGTTATTCCAAAATCAACACATAAGGAACGTATTATTGCTAATACTGAGCTAGATGATTTTATGTTAGATGATGAAGATATGACAGCATTATTTGCTTTACCACAGGTAAGACTAGGAGCTGATCCAAATAATTTTAATTTTTAA
- a CDS encoding tryptophanyl-tRNA synthetase, whose translation MEQKKPTIVSGITATGQLTLGNYIGAIKNFIELQEDNNLIIFVANLHAITIPISKEELRNNIKNMIALYYACGLDPQKAIIFVQSDVLEVTLLAHILLCNTTVGELSRMTQFKDKSSKMKAENGTEFIPTGLLTYPTLMAADILLYDADLVPVGKDQKQHIELTRNIAERMNNRYQQNLFKIPTDFIPPIGGKIMDLQNPTKKMSKSSNDPKSFISLLDSPELIRKKIRSAVTDSEGKIAYNPDQKPGVSNLLTIYAVLKKITIEAAVKEFVQQDYGQLKEQVANAIIETLEPIQKKYHKLMQDQTIDELINLGATKARVIANKKITKVKNVVGLNYQKK comes from the coding sequence ATGGAACAAAAAAAACCAACAATTGTTTCAGGCATTACTGCCACAGGGCAATTAACATTAGGGAATTATATTGGAGCGATAAAAAATTTTATTGAATTACAAGAAGATAATAATTTAATTATTTTTGTGGCAAACTTACATGCAATTACAATTCCAATTAGTAAAGAAGAATTACGAAATAACATTAAAAATATGATTGCATTATATTATGCATGTGGTTTAGACCCACAAAAAGCAATTATTTTTGTTCAATCAGATGTCTTAGAAGTTACCTTATTGGCACATATTTTATTGTGTAACACAACTGTCGGGGAATTATCACGAATGACACAATTTAAAGACAAATCAAGCAAAATGAAAGCAGAAAATGGAACCGAATTTATTCCAACTGGATTATTAACTTATCCGACTTTAATGGCCGCAGATATTTTATTATATGATGCTGATTTAGTTCCAGTTGGAAAGGACCAAAAACAACACATTGAATTAACACGAAATATTGCCGAACGAATGAATAATCGTTATCAACAAAATTTATTTAAAATTCCAACCGACTTCATTCCACCAATTGGTGGCAAAATTATGGATTTACAAAATCCAACCAAAAAAATGAGTAAGTCTTCAAACGACCCCAAGTCCTTTATCAGTTTATTAGATTCACCTGAATTAATTCGAAAAAAAATCCGTAGTGCAGTAACTGATTCAGAAGGAAAAATTGCTTATAATCCTGACCAAAAACCAGGGGTGAGTAATCTTTTAACAATCTATGCTGTTTTAAAAAAAATAACAATTGAAGCAGCTGTTAAGGAATTTGTTCAACAAGATTATGGGCAATTAAAAGAACAAGTTGCCAATGCAATTATTGAAACTTTAGAACCAATTCAAAAAAAATACCACAAATTAATGCAGGACCAAACAATTGATGAATTAATTAATTTGGGAGCAACAAAAGCACGAGTAATTGCTAATAAAAAAATAACAAAAGTTAAAAATGTTGTTGGATTAAATTATCAAAAGAAGTAG
- a CDS encoding DNA recombination protein RmuC, giving the protein MTTISYVLLGIILVILVSFLIIYLVKTHKKPLVNNDSALLQKDIQASKELLEKQGLGLQNQLSEQKRELLTLISEFQTNSVKNDTEFNRNLAILNEGLNNFKNNLSKQDTDLKNNLSHQGEIISKSFTDVLSNLKVLKESTTTLKEVETKVKTLNDIFLNNKKRGNLGEYLLEKVLSDMYGEGHQGWERQYKLPTGTVVDALVKTGGAKENIAIDAKFPLSNYNKYLEVSDTTIKNKYLNLFKQDLKDRINEVAKYINLENEISSAIMFVPSEDLFAFIYGQFPDDIITFAFKKRVWVTSPTTLSAILFVLEKHMREVAFNQNIEAIKTNLLKIKGEFERWVERWQEFTKNFVKFNTSIEQLNTTHNKIHIQYQKILNEQQLEQPVD; this is encoded by the coding sequence ATGACAACAATTTCATATGTTTTACTAGGAATTATCTTAGTTATTTTAGTTAGTTTTCTAATAATTTATTTAGTAAAAACACATAAAAAACCACTTGTAAATAATGATTCAGCATTATTACAGAAAGACATTCAAGCATCAAAAGAATTATTAGAGAAACAAGGATTAGGATTGCAAAATCAACTTTCTGAACAAAAAAGGGAATTATTAACTTTAATTAGTGAATTTCAAACAAATTCAGTTAAAAATGATACTGAATTTAATCGAAACTTAGCGATTTTAAACGAAGGATTAAATAATTTTAAAAATAACTTGTCAAAGCAAGATACGGATTTAAAAAATAATTTAAGCCATCAAGGTGAAATTATTTCAAAGTCTTTTACTGATGTTTTATCAAATTTAAAAGTTTTAAAAGAATCAACGACAACATTAAAAGAAGTTGAAACAAAAGTTAAGACTTTAAATGATATCTTCTTAAATAATAAGAAACGTGGTAATTTAGGTGAATATTTATTAGAAAAAGTTTTAAGTGATATGTATGGAGAAGGACATCAAGGATGAGAGCGCCAATATAAATTGCCAACAGGAACTGTTGTTGATGCATTAGTTAAAACTGGGGGAGCAAAAGAAAATATTGCTATTGATGCAAAATTTCCATTATCAAACTATAACAAATACTTAGAAGTAAGTGATACAACAATTAAAAATAAATATTTAAATCTTTTTAAACAAGATTTAAAAGACCGAATTAATGAAGTTGCTAAATATATTAATCTTGAAAATGAAATTTCAAGTGCAATTATGTTTGTTCCTTCCGAAGATTTATTTGCATTTATTTATGGCCAATTTCCAGACGATATTATTACTTTTGCATTTAAAAAACGTGTATGAGTTACTTCACCAACAACATTATCAGCAATTTTATTTGTTTTAGAAAAACATATGCGGGAAGTTGCTTTTAACCAAAATATTGAGGCTATTAAAACTAATTTATTAAAAATAAAAGGCGAATTTGAGCGTTGGGTTGAACGTTGACAAGAGTTTACGAAAAATTTTGTAAAATTTAATACTAGTATTGAACAATTAAATACCACACATAATAAGATTCATATTCAATATCAAAAAATTTTAAATGAACAACAATTAGAACAACCAGTAGATTAA
- a CDS encoding putative enolase, translating to MSRIEKINAREVIDSRGNPTVQVEVWTEFGGYGSAMVPSGASTGSREALELRDGDKGRYQGKGVLKAVGNVNTKIAEQLVGMEVTNQVEIDHAMIALDGTDFKKNLGANAMLGVSMAVAKAAASELEMPLYKYLGGVNGKKLPVPMLNIINGGEHADSAIDFQEFMIMPVGAETFKEALRWSSEIFHTLKKILHDKGDITAVGDEGGFAPHFNWAYKDQTLTSFQAKTPAEVALDLIVEAIEAAGYKPGKDGVMIAMDCASSELYFDDKKYHFKKIEKVTGKEYAMTTEELIKYLDKLVDKYPIISIEDGLAEGDWAGFELQVKTMGHKIQIVGDDLFVTNPKITAEGIARNAANSVLIKLNQIGTVTETIDTIQLAQKAGWTAVVSHRSGETEDSTIADLAVALNTGQIKTGSMSRSDRIAKYNRLLAIEDELGKVAEYDGIKTFYNLKKHVADLKK from the coding sequence ATGTCGAGAATTGAGAAAATTAATGCTCGTGAAGTAATTGATTCACGAGGAAATCCAACTGTTCAAGTTGAAGTTTGAACAGAATTTGGCGGATATGGTTCAGCAATGGTACCATCAGGAGCTTCAACTGGAAGTCGTGAAGCATTAGAATTAAGAGATGGTGATAAAGGACGTTACCAAGGGAAAGGTGTTTTAAAAGCAGTTGGGAATGTTAATACAAAAATTGCAGAACAACTTGTTGGAATGGAAGTAACAAACCAAGTTGAAATTGATCATGCCATGATTGCGTTAGATGGAACTGATTTTAAAAAGAATTTAGGTGCTAATGCAATGTTAGGAGTGTCAATGGCTGTTGCCAAAGCAGCAGCTTCTGAATTAGAAATGCCATTATATAAATATTTGGGTGGTGTTAATGGGAAAAAACTGCCAGTTCCAATGTTAAATATTATTAATGGAGGAGAGCATGCTGATAGTGCAATTGATTTCCAAGAATTTATGATTATGCCAGTTGGGGCTGAAACTTTTAAAGAAGCTTTAAGATGGTCATCAGAAATTTTCCATACTTTAAAGAAAATCTTACACGATAAAGGTGATATTACAGCTGTTGGTGATGAAGGTGGTTTTGCTCCGCATTTTAATTGAGCATATAAAGATCAAACTTTAACTTCATTTCAAGCAAAAACACCAGCCGAAGTTGCATTAGATTTAATTGTTGAAGCAATTGAAGCAGCAGGATATAAACCAGGCAAAGATGGTGTTATGATTGCAATGGATTGTGCTTCATCAGAATTATATTTTGATGATAAAAAATATCACTTTAAGAAAATTGAAAAAGTTACAGGTAAAGAATATGCAATGACAACAGAAGAATTAATTAAATATTTAGACAAGTTAGTTGATAAATACCCAATTATTTCAATTGAAGATGGTTTAGCAGAAGGTGATTGAGCTGGTTTTGAATTGCAAGTAAAAACAATGGGGCATAAAATTCAAATTGTTGGTGATGACTTATTTGTTACAAATCCAAAAATTACAGCAGAAGGAATTGCTCGTAATGCCGCAAATTCTGTTTTAATTAAATTAAACCAAATTGGAACAGTAACTGAAACAATTGATACAATTCAATTAGCACAAAAAGCAGGTTGAACGGCAGTTGTTTCACATCGTTCAGGAGAAACCGAAGATTCAACAATTGCTGATTTAGCAGTCGCTTTAAATACTGGTCAAATTAAAACAGGAAGTATGTCACGAAGTGATAGAATTGCAAAATATAATCGTTTATTAGCAATTGAAGATGAACTGGGAAAAGTAGCTGAATATGATGGAATTAAAACATTTTATAATTTAAAAAAACATGTTGCGGATTTAAAAAAATAA